One genomic region from Streptomyces venezuelae encodes:
- a CDS encoding malate dehydrogenase yields MTRTPVNVTVTGAAGQIGYALLFRIASGHLLGADVPVKLRLLEIPQGVKAAEGTAMELDDCAFPLLKGIDIFDDPNKGFEGSNIGLLVGARPRGPGMERGDLLAANGGIFKPQGEAIAAHAADDIKVLVVGNPANTNALIAQSAAKGVPAERFTAMTRLDHNRALTQLAQKTGSSVTDIKRLTIWGNHSATQYPDIFHAEIAGKNAADVVDDQAWLADTFIPTVAKRGAAIIDARGASSAASAANAAIDHVYTWVNGTAEGDWTSMGVPSDGSYGVPEGLISSFPVTCKDGKYEIVQGLEINDFSRARIDASVKELSEERDTVRELGLI; encoded by the coding sequence ATGACCCGCACTCCCGTGAATGTCACCGTCACCGGCGCGGCCGGCCAGATCGGCTACGCGCTGCTCTTCCGCATCGCCTCGGGCCACCTGCTCGGCGCGGACGTGCCGGTCAAGCTGCGCCTCCTCGAGATCCCGCAGGGCGTGAAGGCCGCCGAGGGCACCGCCATGGAGCTCGACGACTGCGCGTTCCCGCTGCTCAAGGGCATCGACATCTTCGACGACCCGAACAAGGGCTTCGAGGGCTCCAACATCGGCCTGCTCGTGGGCGCCCGCCCGCGTGGCCCGGGCATGGAGCGCGGCGACCTGCTCGCCGCCAACGGCGGCATCTTCAAGCCGCAGGGCGAGGCCATCGCCGCGCACGCCGCGGACGACATCAAGGTCCTCGTCGTCGGCAACCCGGCCAACACCAACGCCCTGATCGCCCAGTCCGCCGCCAAGGGCGTCCCGGCCGAGCGCTTCACCGCGATGACCCGCCTGGACCACAACCGCGCGCTGACGCAGCTGGCCCAGAAGACCGGCTCCTCGGTCACGGACATCAAGCGCCTCACCATCTGGGGCAACCACTCCGCGACCCAGTACCCGGACATCTTCCACGCGGAGATCGCCGGCAAGAACGCCGCCGACGTCGTCGACGACCAGGCGTGGCTGGCCGACACCTTCATCCCGACCGTCGCCAAGCGCGGCGCCGCGATCATCGACGCCCGTGGCGCGTCCTCGGCCGCCTCCGCCGCAAACGCCGCCATCGACCACGTGTACACGTGGGTCAACGGCACCGCCGAGGGCGACTGGACCTCCATGGGCGTCCCGTCCGACGGCTCCTACGGCGTCCCGGAGGGCCTGATCTCCTCCTTCCCCGTCACCTGCAAGGACGGCAAGTACGAGATCGTCCAGGGCCTGGAGATCAACGACTTCTCGCGCGCCCGCATCGACGCCTCCGTCAAGGAGCTGTCGGAGGAGCGCGACACGGTCCGCGAGCTCGGCCTCATCTGA
- a CDS encoding XRE family transcriptional regulator: MPGWKALSDELDPDVRAFAERLRRLVDRSGLGVTAVAERTGHDRSTWDAYLNGRRPVPRTAVAALAEVTGTEPGDLAAEWERAERAWARGGDREGTLDPDGSRDDRTMQIRRLEPAEEPAEEPAEEPARAPAQEPSRASAPAAPTATADSPPPPRRTLLLYVTGTVGALLVVTAALLLVDLGGSGGGADDRASAPPSPTAPTAAPSTDLPAGVKCAGPACTGRDPEAMGCGGPLATTTARARVGTVLVEVRHSETCAAAWARISGAAPGDTVTVEVAGVTRRASVPAGADTGAYTPMLAVTAAGDAKACATLADRTETCTAN; this comes from the coding sequence ATGCCTGGCTGGAAGGCGCTGTCGGACGAACTCGACCCGGACGTCCGCGCGTTCGCCGAGCGGCTCCGCCGGCTGGTCGATCGCAGTGGCCTCGGTGTCACCGCCGTGGCCGAGCGCACCGGACACGACCGGAGCACATGGGACGCCTATCTGAACGGGCGTCGGCCCGTCCCCAGGACCGCCGTCGCCGCACTCGCCGAGGTGACCGGAACCGAGCCCGGGGACCTCGCGGCGGAGTGGGAGCGCGCCGAGCGGGCGTGGGCGCGCGGCGGTGACCGCGAGGGGACGCTCGATCCCGACGGGTCCCGGGACGACCGGACCATGCAGATCCGGCGCCTCGAACCGGCCGAGGAACCGGCCGAGGAACCGGCCGAGGAACCGGCCCGGGCGCCGGCCCAGGAGCCGTCCCGGGCATCGGCCCCCGCCGCCCCCACTGCGACCGCCGACTCCCCGCCCCCACCCCGGCGGACCCTCCTCCTCTACGTCACCGGGACCGTCGGCGCCCTGCTCGTCGTCACCGCCGCCCTTCTCCTCGTCGACCTCGGAGGTTCGGGCGGCGGCGCGGACGACCGGGCCTCGGCCCCGCCCTCGCCGACCGCCCCGACCGCCGCGCCGAGCACCGACCTCCCCGCCGGGGTGAAGTGCGCGGGCCCCGCCTGCACCGGCCGCGACCCGGAGGCCATGGGCTGCGGCGGCCCCCTCGCCACCACCACCGCCCGCGCCCGCGTCGGCACCGTCCTGGTCGAGGTCCGGCACAGCGAGACCTGCGCGGCGGCCTGGGCCCGGATCAGCGGAGCCGCACCGGGGGACACCGTCACGGTGGAGGTCGCGGGGGTCACCCGCCGCGCGTCCGTCCCCGCGGGCGCCGACACCGGCGCGTACACGCCGATGCTCGCGGTCACGGCCGCCGGGGACGCGAAGGCCTGCGCCACGCTCGCCGACCGCACCGAGACCTGCACCGCGAACTGA
- a CDS encoding DUF3017 domain-containing protein: MDLPEPGRRRPDDPRAAPRERRRGRRARGRGALSVTAEGAASGSGTSGEEAVGREAAVGGEVAKAKAEAAKKARRRRFGLTTDTARPEGGGRAAPGDASAPARQWPLLSVLVLAGIGLVVVGVEPFPQSFRVGTMLVGAALLLGAVMRRVVPSVGMLAVRSRFTDMITYGVMGSLIVLLALMVQPGPWLRIPFLEDVLHLTL, from the coding sequence CTGGATCTCCCCGAACCCGGGCGGCGTCGGCCCGATGACCCGCGCGCAGCTCCTCGTGAACGTCGTCGAGGCCGCCGAGCGCGCGGCCGCGGCGCTCTGAGCGTGACCGCCGAGGGCGCGGCCTCCGGCAGCGGGACCTCCGGCGAGGAGGCCGTCGGGCGGGAGGCCGCCGTGGGTGGCGAGGTGGCCAAGGCCAAGGCCGAGGCGGCCAAGAAGGCCCGCCGGCGTCGGTTCGGCCTCACGACCGACACCGCGCGGCCCGAGGGCGGCGGCCGGGCGGCGCCCGGCGACGCCTCGGCGCCCGCGCGCCAGTGGCCCCTGCTCAGCGTCCTCGTCCTCGCCGGCATCGGCCTCGTCGTGGTCGGCGTGGAGCCGTTCCCGCAGTCCTTCCGGGTGGGCACGATGCTGGTCGGGGCGGCCCTGCTGCTCGGCGCCGTGATGCGCCGGGTGGTGCCGTCCGTGGGCATGCTCGCCGTCCGGTCCCGCTTCACGGACATGATCACGTACGGGGTCATGGGCAGCCTGATCGTGCTGCTCGCGCTCATGGTGCAGCCGGGTCCCTGGCTGCGGATCCCGTTCCTGGAGGACGTCCTCCATCTCACGCTGTGA
- a CDS encoding bifunctional methylenetetrahydrofolate dehydrogenase/methenyltetrahydrofolate cyclohydrolase, producing MSAQILDGKATAAAIKTELTARVAALKDQGVTPGLGTVLVGDDPASQKYVAGKHRDCAQVGIASIQRHLPATATQEEIEAVVRELNEDPACTGYIVQLPLPKGIDENRILELMDPAKDADGLHPTNLGRLVLNEPAPLPCTPNGVITLLRAHGVEINGAEVVVVGRGVTIGRPMPLILTRRSENATVTQCHTGTRDLSAHLRNADIIVAAAGVPHLIKPEDVKPGAAVLDVGVSRNGEGKILGDVDPGVAEVAGWISPNPGGVGPMTRAQLLVNVVEAAERAAAAL from the coding sequence ATGAGCGCCCAGATTCTCGATGGCAAGGCCACCGCAGCCGCGATCAAGACCGAACTGACCGCCCGTGTGGCGGCCCTCAAGGACCAGGGCGTCACGCCCGGCCTGGGCACCGTCCTCGTCGGCGACGACCCGGCCAGCCAGAAGTACGTGGCGGGCAAGCACCGCGACTGCGCACAGGTCGGCATCGCCTCCATCCAGCGTCACCTTCCGGCCACCGCCACGCAGGAGGAGATCGAGGCGGTCGTACGGGAGCTCAACGAGGACCCGGCCTGCACCGGCTACATCGTCCAGCTCCCGCTGCCGAAGGGCATCGACGAGAACCGCATCCTGGAGCTGATGGACCCGGCCAAGGACGCGGACGGCCTGCACCCGACCAACCTCGGCCGTCTCGTGCTCAACGAGCCCGCCCCGCTGCCCTGCACGCCGAACGGCGTCATCACGCTGCTTCGCGCGCACGGCGTGGAGATCAACGGCGCGGAGGTCGTGGTCGTCGGCCGCGGTGTCACCATCGGCCGCCCGATGCCGCTCATCCTGACCCGCCGCTCCGAGAACGCGACCGTGACGCAGTGCCACACCGGCACCCGGGACCTGTCGGCGCACCTGCGCAACGCCGACATCATCGTGGCCGCCGCCGGCGTCCCGCACCTGATCAAGCCGGAGGACGTCAAGCCGGGCGCGGCCGTCCTCGACGTCGGCGTCTCGCGCAACGGCGAGGGCAAGATCCTCGGCGACGTGGACCCCGGTGTCGCCGAGGTCGCCGGCTGGATCTCCCCGAACCCGGGCGGCGTCGGCCCGATGACCCGCGCGCAGCTCCTCGTGAACGTCGTCGAGGCCGCCGAGCGCGCGGCCGCGGCGCTCTGA